The following coding sequences are from one Sulfitobacter sp. HNIBRBA3233 window:
- a CDS encoding primosomal protein N', with the protein MIRRARTPETRPAETREAALVQDEFFDEGALVAVLTTQPLDRLLDYKAPEGGCRPGAFVEVPLGPRKVLGVVWGPGKGDFDYAKVRSVIRVLDAAPMREEMKSFLEKSAAYTLTPLSAMLRLATRAPGLGDPPSMRKIYRRGAGDPDRVTKARTAVIETLAEYGDLAFTLKELAEMSGVTPSVVKGLVKQGVVREEDSPRDLPFGRLDPELPGKALTPDQAAASDHLACAVQSGDYGTTLLRGVTGSGKTEVYLEAVAAALRQGRQALVLLPEIALTAEFLTRVEARFGARPAEWHSGATMTERRRIWRMVGQGQAQLVIGARSALFLPFQNLGLVVVDEEHDTSYKQEDGVLYNARDMAVLRASICGAHVVLASATPSLESWVNAQAGKYERLELTSRFGPAVMPQMGTIDMRVEGLPSDRWVSPRLKAEVDARLERGEQAMLFINRRGYAPITLCRACGHQIGCDDCDARMVEHRFLKRLICHQCGESKPMPTVCPSCEAEDKLAAIGPGVERLGEEAAALWPEARIATLSSDMYGSARALKAEIAGIAEGAADIVIGTQLVAKGHNFPKLTLVGVIDADLGLSGSDLRAAERTFQLMRQVAGRAGRAEAPGTALLQTYQPEHPVIRAILAGEEEAFWQAEADERRAAGMPPYGRLAGIILSGPDVAAVFDAGNRLARNDRALRAVGAQVFGPAPAPVARVRGRHRVRLLVKADKAAPLQRALAEWVGQIRLTGDLRLAVDIDPQSFY; encoded by the coding sequence ATGATCCGCCGCGCGAGAACCCCCGAAACCCGCCCCGCCGAAACGAGAGAGGCCGCCTTGGTGCAAGATGAATTCTTTGACGAAGGTGCCTTGGTGGCGGTTCTGACCACGCAGCCGCTGGACCGTCTGCTGGATTACAAGGCGCCCGAAGGTGGCTGCCGGCCCGGTGCCTTCGTCGAAGTGCCGCTTGGGCCGCGCAAGGTGCTGGGTGTCGTCTGGGGGCCGGGCAAGGGAGATTTCGACTATGCCAAGGTGCGCTCGGTCATTCGCGTTCTGGATGCGGCGCCGATGCGCGAGGAGATGAAAAGCTTTCTGGAAAAATCGGCGGCCTACACGCTGACACCGCTCAGCGCGATGTTGCGGCTGGCGACGCGCGCGCCGGGGCTGGGCGATCCGCCGTCGATGCGCAAGATCTACCGGCGGGGGGCCGGCGATCCCGACCGTGTGACCAAGGCGCGCACGGCGGTGATCGAAACCTTGGCCGAATACGGCGATCTGGCGTTCACGCTCAAGGAACTGGCCGAGATGTCCGGCGTGACCCCATCGGTCGTCAAGGGGCTGGTCAAACAGGGGGTTGTGCGCGAGGAGGACAGCCCGCGCGATCTGCCCTTCGGGCGGCTGGATCCGGAACTGCCGGGCAAGGCGCTGACGCCGGATCAGGCGGCGGCCTCCGACCATCTGGCCTGTGCCGTCCAGTCTGGCGACTACGGGACCACGCTTTTGCGCGGGGTCACCGGGTCGGGCAAGACCGAAGTCTACCTCGAAGCGGTGGCGGCGGCCTTGCGGCAGGGGCGGCAGGCGCTGGTGCTGTTGCCCGAAATTGCGCTGACGGCCGAATTCCTGACCCGTGTCGAGGCGCGTTTCGGCGCCAGACCCGCCGAATGGCATTCGGGCGCCACGATGACCGAACGCCGCCGGATCTGGCGGATGGTTGGGCAAGGGCAGGCGCAGCTGGTGATCGGGGCGCGGTCGGCCCTTTTCCTGCCGTTTCAGAACCTCGGGTTGGTGGTCGTGGACGAGGAGCACGACACCTCCTACAAACAGGAAGACGGGGTGCTTTACAACGCGCGCGACATGGCGGTGCTGCGGGCGTCGATCTGCGGGGCGCATGTGGTGCTTGCCTCGGCTACACCGAGCCTTGAAAGCTGGGTGAACGCGCAGGCAGGCAAATACGAAAGGCTCGAGCTGACATCGCGCTTCGGTCCGGCGGTGATGCCGCAGATGGGTACCATCGACATGCGCGTGGAGGGCCTGCCGTCGGACAGGTGGGTGTCGCCAAGGCTGAAGGCCGAGGTGGACGCCCGGCTGGAGCGCGGGGAGCAGGCGATGCTGTTCATCAACCGCCGCGGCTATGCGCCGATCACCCTGTGCCGGGCCTGCGGACACCAGATCGGCTGTGACGATTGCGACGCACGGATGGTAGAGCACCGGTTTCTCAAGCGGCTGATCTGCCACCAGTGCGGCGAGAGCAAACCGATGCCCACGGTGTGCCCTTCGTGCGAGGCCGAGGACAAGCTGGCGGCGATCGGCCCCGGTGTGGAGCGGCTGGGCGAGGAGGCCGCGGCGCTCTGGCCGGAGGCGCGCATCGCCACGCTGAGTTCGGACATGTACGGATCGGCCCGCGCGCTCAAGGCCGAAATCGCGGGCATCGCCGAGGGGGCCGCGGACATCGTGATCGGCACCCAGCTGGTGGCCAAGGGCCATAATTTTCCGAAACTGACGCTGGTCGGTGTGATCGACGCGGATCTGGGCCTGAGCGGGTCGGACCTGCGCGCGGCGGAGCGGACATTCCAGCTGATGCGGCAGGTGGCGGGCCGCGCGGGCCGCGCCGAAGCGCCGGGCACGGCGCTGTTGCAGACCTACCAGCCCGAGCATCCCGTGATCCGCGCGATCCTCGCCGGTGAGGAAGAGGCGTTCTGGCAGGCCGAAGCCGACGAAAGGCGGGCGGCGGGCATGCCGCCCTACGGCAGGCTGGCGGGGATCATACTGAGCGGGCCCGATGTCGCGGCGGTGTTCGACGCGGGCAACCGGCTGGCGCGCAACGACCGCGCGCTGCGCGCCGTCGGCGCGCAGGTTTTCGGACCGGCGCCCGCCCCGGTCGCACGGGTGCGCGGACGCCATCGGGTGCGGCTTCTGGTGAAGGCCGACAAGGCCGCCCCGCTGCAACGGGCGCTGGCCGAATGGGTCGGCCAGATCCGGCTGACCGGTGATTTGCGTCTAGCGGTCGATATCGATCCCCAGAGTTTCTACTGA
- the fsa gene encoding fructose-6-phosphate aldolase yields MKFFVDTADVDAIAELNDLGMVDGVTTNPSLILKSGRDILEVTKEICGIVSGPVSAEVVALEADAMIAEGRKLAEIAPNIAVKLPLTWDGLKACKVLSGEGKMINVTLCFSANQALLAAKAGASFISPFIGRLDDINLDGMDLIEDIRTIYDNYGFSTEILAASIRSVNHVQDCARIGADVMTAPPEVIRKLAAHPLTDKGLDQFMKDWAKTGQKIL; encoded by the coding sequence ATGAAGTTTTTTGTAGATACCGCCGATGTCGACGCCATCGCAGAGCTCAACGATCTGGGCATGGTCGACGGGGTGACGACGAATCCCTCGCTGATCCTGAAGTCCGGTCGCGACATCCTCGAAGTGACCAAGGAGATCTGCGGCATCGTCTCGGGGCCCGTATCGGCCGAGGTTGTCGCGCTCGAGGCGGATGCGATGATTGCCGAAGGTCGCAAGCTGGCCGAGATCGCCCCGAACATCGCCGTCAAGCTGCCGCTGACATGGGACGGGCTGAAAGCGTGCAAGGTGCTGTCGGGCGAAGGCAAGATGATCAACGTCACCCTGTGCTTCTCGGCCAATCAGGCGCTTCTGGCGGCAAAGGCGGGTGCGAGCTTCATCTCGCCCTTCATCGGGCGGCTCGACGATATCAACCTCGACGGGATGGATCTGATCGAGGATATCCGCACCATCTATGACAACTACGGTTTCTCGACGGAAATCCTTGCCGCGTCGATCCGGTCGGTCAACCATGTACAGGATTGCGCGCGCATCGGTGCCGACGTCATGACCGCACCACCGGAAGTCATCCGCAAGCTGGCGGCCCATCCGCTGACCGACAAGGGGCTCGACCAGTTCATGAAAGACTGGGCAAAGACCGGTCAGAAAATCCTCTGA
- a CDS encoding DUF484 family protein, whose translation MSSSPKIEDTVREAIISRPDVILDDTDVMQALIAANEKAMGGNIVDLRGIAMERLETRLDRLEDTHRSVIAAAYENLAGTNQIHRAILRMLDPVEFETFLRDLGGEVAEILRVDSVKLVLESVQNDNDPTVKRLGDVLSVAEPGFIDAYLTQGRGGTVRQVTLRSVQDASEQIYGPNADWIRSEACLKLDFGAGRLPGLLVLGAEDPHMFGPQQGTDLLAFFTGVFERTMRRWLS comes from the coding sequence ATGAGCAGCAGCCCCAAGATTGAAGACACCGTCCGCGAGGCGATCATTTCGCGTCCCGACGTGATCCTTGACGACACCGACGTGATGCAGGCGCTGATCGCGGCGAATGAAAAGGCGATGGGGGGCAATATCGTCGATCTGCGCGGCATCGCGATGGAACGGCTCGAGACCCGGCTCGACCGGCTCGAGGACACCCATCGCAGCGTGATTGCCGCCGCCTACGAGAACCTTGCCGGCACCAACCAGATCCACCGCGCCATCCTGCGGATGCTCGATCCGGTGGAATTCGAAACCTTCCTGCGCGATCTGGGCGGCGAAGTTGCCGAGATCCTGCGCGTGGATTCGGTAAAGCTGGTGCTGGAATCGGTCCAGAACGACAATGACCCGACGGTCAAACGGCTGGGCGATGTGCTCAGCGTGGCCGAACCGGGGTTCATCGACGCCTACCTCACGCAGGGACGCGGCGGCACGGTGCGGCAGGTGACACTGCGGTCGGTGCAGGATGCATCCGAACAGATTTACGGCCCGAACGCGGACTGGATACGCTCCGAAGCCTGCCTCAAGCTCGATTTCGGCGCGGGCCGCCTGCCCGGCCTTCTGGTGCTGGGTGCGGAGGATCCGCATATGTTCGGCCCGCAACAGGGCACCGATCTGCTGGCTTTCTTCACCGGCGTCTTCGAGCGGACGATGCGCCGCTGGCTGTCTTGA
- a CDS encoding tyrosine recombinase XerC: protein MSGPQDTLAISPAARDALQTWLEHQRALKGTAENTLTAYRGDVTGWLAFMSVHHGQSQGLGALSRITISDMRAWMAQTRGQDVGARSLARKLSAVKAFYRWLSEREGFEPTAVLQTRAPKFTKKLPRPLAIDAAKELIDCVEHQGKAPWVAARDVAVLTLLWGCGLRISEALGLTGGDAPLPASLRILGKGGKERVVPVLPAARAAVDQYLSLCPHPQEDKGPLFRGARGGALNPRAIQEVMAAARMQLGLPASATPHAMRHSFATHLLDAGGDLRAIQELLGHASLSTTQAYTAVDTLRLMDVYNRAHPRA, encoded by the coding sequence TTGAGCGGTCCACAAGATACCCTCGCCATCAGCCCCGCCGCGCGCGATGCCCTGCAAACGTGGCTGGAGCACCAGCGCGCGCTGAAGGGCACCGCCGAAAACACGCTCACCGCCTATCGCGGCGATGTGACCGGCTGGCTGGCATTCATGTCTGTCCACCACGGGCAGAGCCAGGGATTGGGGGCGCTGTCGCGGATCACCATTTCCGACATGCGCGCCTGGATGGCCCAGACACGCGGACAGGACGTGGGCGCACGGTCGCTGGCGCGCAAGCTGTCGGCGGTCAAGGCGTTCTACCGCTGGCTGTCCGAGCGCGAAGGCTTCGAGCCCACGGCGGTTTTGCAGACGCGCGCGCCGAAATTCACCAAGAAACTGCCGCGCCCTCTGGCCATCGACGCGGCGAAAGAGCTGATCGACTGTGTCGAACATCAGGGCAAGGCGCCCTGGGTCGCCGCGCGGGACGTGGCGGTGCTGACACTGCTCTGGGGCTGCGGGCTGCGCATTTCCGAGGCGCTCGGTCTGACGGGCGGCGATGCCCCCCTGCCCGCCAGCCTGCGGATTCTGGGCAAGGGCGGCAAGGAGCGGGTCGTGCCGGTTCTGCCCGCTGCCCGTGCGGCGGTCGATCAGTACCTGTCGCTCTGCCCGCATCCGCAAGAGGATAAGGGGCCGCTGTTCCGGGGGGCGCGGGGCGGTGCGCTGAATCCACGCGCGATCCAGGAGGTGATGGCCGCCGCGCGGATGCAGCTGGGGCTTCCGGCATCGGCAACACCGCACGCGATGCGCCACAGCTTTGCCACGCACCTTCTGGATGCCGGCGGCGATCTGCGGGCGATCCAGGAATTGCTGGGCCACGCGTCGCTGTCGACCACGCAGGCCTATACGGCAGTCGATACGCTGCGGTTGATGGATGTCTACAACCGCGCCCACCCGCGCGCCTGA
- a CDS encoding CDP-alcohol phosphatidyltransferase family protein, whose protein sequence is MNMRQKALTVHLLTATGAVFAMLAMLAAVDAKYDMMFLWLVVAFFVDGIDGPLARKYDVKANAPEFDGVLLDLIIDYLTYVFIPAFALFASGLMDGWSGWVMIIIVTFASAMYFCDTRMKTKDNSFWGFPGCFNMLVLVIFALNPAWYVSLILVLFLSITMFLPLKFVHPVRTERWRAVTLPMALAWTFFAGWAAWVNFHPESWAQWGLVITSVYLMLAGIVQQAFFDPKE, encoded by the coding sequence ATGAACATGCGTCAAAAAGCCCTCACCGTCCATTTGCTCACCGCCACAGGCGCCGTCTTTGCGATGCTGGCGATGCTCGCGGCGGTCGACGCCAAATACGACATGATGTTCCTGTGGCTGGTCGTGGCCTTTTTCGTGGACGGCATCGACGGGCCGCTGGCACGCAAGTACGATGTCAAGGCAAACGCGCCGGAATTCGACGGTGTGCTGCTGGATCTGATCATCGACTACCTGACCTATGTGTTCATTCCGGCCTTCGCCTTGTTCGCTTCGGGGTTGATGGACGGCTGGTCGGGGTGGGTGATGATCATCATCGTCACCTTTGCATCCGCCATGTATTTTTGCGACACGCGCATGAAAACAAAGGATAATTCCTTCTGGGGATTTCCGGGATGCTTCAACATGCTGGTTCTGGTGATCTTTGCGCTGAACCCTGCGTGGTATGTCAGCCTGATCCTGGTGCTCTTCCTGTCGATCACCATGTTCCTGCCGCTGAAATTCGTGCATCCGGTCCGCACCGAGCGCTGGCGTGCGGTCACGCTGCCGATGGCGCTGGCCTGGACCTTCTTTGCCGGTTGGGCCGCATGGGTGAATTTCCATCCCGAAAGCTGGGCGCAGTGGGGCCTTGTGATCACTTCCGTCTACCTGATGCTGGCAGGCATCGTGCAGCAGGCCTTTTTCGATCCCAAGGAATGA
- a CDS encoding methylated-DNA--[protein]-cysteine S-methyltransferase: MRHCTVPTQFGTLVLTEDDGALLRLGWGRAPTEDSTQVLEEARRQLLAYDAGTLREFDLPLRVSGSDFQRAVCDAMRAIPFGETCTYGEIAKALGVPAQAVGQACGGNPIPVIIPCHRVMGAKGLTGFSGAGGVETKVALLRHEGAGGFLI, translated from the coding sequence ATGCGCCACTGTACCGTTCCCACGCAATTCGGCACGCTCGTCCTGACAGAGGATGACGGCGCCCTCCTGCGCCTCGGGTGGGGGCGTGCACCTACCGAGGACAGCACGCAGGTGCTGGAGGAGGCCCGCCGCCAGCTTCTGGCCTACGATGCGGGCACGCTAAGGGAGTTCGATCTGCCGCTACGCGTGTCGGGCTCTGATTTCCAGCGCGCAGTCTGCGACGCCATGCGCGCCATTCCTTTCGGAGAAACCTGCACATACGGCGAGATTGCCAAGGCGCTCGGCGTGCCAGCGCAGGCTGTGGGACAGGCCTGTGGCGGCAATCCGATCCCGGTCATCATTCCCTGCCACCGGGTGATGGGCGCGAAAGGCCTGACCGGCTTTTCAGGGGCGGGCGGCGTCGAGACGAAAGTCGCGCTGCTGCGGCACGAGGGGGCAGGCGGTTTCCTGATCTGA
- a CDS encoding DUF3253 domain-containing protein produces MRQINLRGAGKSVCPSEVARGLSPVWRDLMQPVRVVAADLAEGGRIEVVQKGVRVDALTARGPIRLRKPQESD; encoded by the coding sequence GTGCGGCAGATAAATCTGCGGGGGGCGGGCAAGTCGGTCTGCCCCTCGGAGGTGGCGCGCGGGCTCTCGCCCGTCTGGCGGGACCTGATGCAGCCCGTGCGCGTGGTTGCAGCCGACCTCGCCGAAGGGGGCCGCATCGAGGTCGTCCAGAAGGGCGTTCGCGTCGATGCGCTGACAGCCAGAGGTCCGATCCGGCTGCGGAAACCGCAGGAATCGGATTGA
- the ileS gene encoding isoleucine--tRNA ligase yields the protein MCAETPDYKDTLNLPKTDFPMRAGLPKREPAWLERWERIGIYDRLREKQGRTPFTLHDGPPYANGHLHIGHALNKTIKDMIVRSHQMMGYDARYIPGWDCHGLPIEWKIEEQYRKKGRNKDDVPINEFRAECRQFAAGWVDIQRDEFKRLGITGNWADPYLTMDFHAERVIAEEFMKFLMNGTLYQGSKPVMWSPIEQTALAEAEVEYHDKESFTIWVKFEVVGGGELEGARVVIWTTTPWTMPSNKAVVYGEGISYGLYEVTGTPDECWASVGDRYLLADNLAADVFTRARLEEGQWTRLRDVTNDELATISLKHPLYGAEGSNGEWDDIRDFRAADFVTDTEGTGFVHCAPSHGMEEYELYRDLGMLQQVITYNVMDDGSFRPDLPFFGGKYILSRKGGEGEANKAIIDKLASVGGLLARGKIKHSYPHSWRSKAPVIYRNTPQWFAAIDKPVGDGQDTFGKTIRERALTEIDNVKWTPKSGRNRLYSMMEARPDWVLSRQRAWGVPLTCFTKKGALPTDDDYLLRNPQVNARIVEAFEAEGADAWYEEGAKERFLGDIVNPDGYDQVTDILDVWFDSGSTHAFTLRDREDGSDDGIADVYMEGTDQHRGWFHSSLLQSCGTYGRAPYRQVVTHGFTLDQKGMKMSKSIGNTIVPDEIVNQYGADILRLWVAQSDYTADQRIGPEILKGVADSYRRLRNTMRYMLGALGDFSESDRVDAAEMPELERWVLHRLAELDDVVRDGYARFDFQGVFQAVFNFATLDLSAFYFDIRKDALYCDGDTLRRRAARTVMDLLFHRLTTWLAPVLVFTMEEVWLERFGGDDSSVHLQDIPATPDGWKDPDLAAKWAKVRAARRVVTAALEVQRTDKVIGASLEAAPVVYVEDDAQRAALESVSFEDVTITSQIEVTGDPAPSDAFRLPEIDGVAVSFAKAEGQKCARCWKVLPDVGTHEHAGLCQRCDSAVSG from the coding sequence ATGTGCGCCGAGACACCCGACTATAAAGATACGCTGAACCTGCCCAAGACCGATTTCCCGATGCGCGCGGGCCTGCCCAAGCGCGAACCCGCATGGCTGGAGCGCTGGGAGCGCATCGGCATCTACGACCGCCTGCGCGAGAAACAGGGCCGCACGCCTTTCACCCTGCACGACGGTCCGCCCTATGCCAACGGGCATCTGCACATCGGCCACGCGCTGAACAAGACGATCAAGGACATGATCGTGCGCAGCCACCAGATGATGGGCTACGACGCGCGCTATATCCCCGGCTGGGACTGCCACGGCCTGCCCATCGAATGGAAGATCGAGGAACAGTACCGCAAGAAAGGCCGTAACAAGGACGACGTGCCGATCAACGAATTCCGTGCCGAGTGCCGCCAGTTCGCCGCCGGATGGGTCGACATCCAGCGCGACGAATTCAAGCGTCTGGGCATCACCGGCAACTGGGCCGATCCCTATCTGACGATGGATTTCCACGCCGAACGTGTGATCGCCGAGGAATTCATGAAGTTCCTGATGAACGGGACGCTCTATCAGGGCTCCAAGCCCGTGATGTGGTCGCCCATCGAGCAGACCGCACTGGCCGAGGCCGAGGTGGAGTACCACGACAAGGAAAGCTTCACGATCTGGGTGAAGTTCGAGGTCGTGGGCGGTGGCGAGCTTGAAGGCGCCAGGGTCGTCATCTGGACGACAACCCCCTGGACCATGCCGTCGAACAAGGCCGTGGTCTACGGCGAGGGCATCTCTTACGGGCTATACGAAGTCACCGGCACACCGGACGAATGCTGGGCCTCTGTCGGGGACCGCTATCTGCTGGCTGACAATCTGGCAGCGGATGTGTTTACCCGCGCCCGTCTGGAAGAGGGCCAGTGGACGCGCCTGCGCGATGTCACCAACGACGAACTGGCCACGATCAGCCTGAAACACCCGCTTTATGGGGCCGAAGGCAGCAACGGCGAATGGGATGACATCCGCGATTTCCGCGCCGCCGATTTCGTCACCGACACCGAAGGGACCGGTTTCGTGCATTGCGCGCCTTCCCACGGGATGGAGGAATACGAGCTCTACCGCGATCTGGGGATGCTGCAACAGGTCATCACCTACAACGTGATGGACGACGGGTCTTTCCGGCCGGATCTGCCGTTCTTTGGCGGCAAATATATCCTCAGCCGCAAGGGCGGCGAAGGCGAGGCGAACAAGGCGATCATCGACAAGCTCGCCTCGGTCGGCGGCCTTCTGGCGCGCGGCAAGATCAAGCACAGCTATCCGCATTCGTGGCGTTCCAAGGCGCCGGTGATCTACCGCAACACGCCACAGTGGTTCGCCGCCATCGACAAGCCCGTGGGCGACGGGCAGGACACATTCGGCAAGACGATCCGCGAACGCGCCCTGACGGAAATCGACAACGTCAAATGGACACCGAAATCGGGCCGCAACCGTCTCTATTCCATGATGGAGGCGCGCCCCGACTGGGTGCTGTCACGCCAGCGCGCCTGGGGCGTGCCGCTGACCTGCTTTACCAAGAAAGGCGCGTTGCCCACGGATGACGATTACCTGCTGCGCAATCCGCAGGTGAACGCCCGCATCGTCGAGGCGTTCGAGGCAGAGGGTGCCGACGCCTGGTACGAGGAGGGCGCGAAGGAGCGTTTCCTCGGCGATATCGTCAACCCCGACGGTTACGATCAGGTGACCGACATTCTGGATGTGTGGTTCGATTCCGGCTCCACGCACGCCTTCACCCTGCGCGACCGCGAGGACGGCTCGGACGACGGCATCGCCGATGTCTACATGGAAGGCACCGACCAGCACCGGGGGTGGTTCCATTCGTCTCTGCTGCAAAGCTGCGGCACCTACGGGCGTGCGCCCTACCGGCAGGTGGTGACGCACGGGTTCACGCTGGACCAGAAGGGCATGAAGATGTCCAAATCCATCGGCAACACCATCGTTCCCGACGAGATCGTGAACCAATACGGTGCCGACATCCTGCGTTTGTGGGTCGCGCAATCGGACTATACCGCCGACCAGCGGATCGGGCCCGAGATCCTCAAGGGTGTGGCAGACAGCTATCGCCGGTTGCGCAATACGATGCGCTACATGCTGGGGGCGCTGGGCGACTTTTCGGAAAGCGACCGGGTGGATGCCGCCGAGATGCCGGAACTGGAGCGTTGGGTGCTGCACCGTCTCGCCGAGCTCGACGATGTGGTGCGCGATGGCTACGCCCGATTCGATTTTCAGGGTGTGTTCCAGGCGGTCTTCAACTTCGCCACGCTGGACCTGTCGGCCTTCTACTTCGATATCCGCAAGGACGCGCTCTATTGCGACGGCGATACATTGCGCCGCCGCGCGGCCCGCACGGTCATGGATCTGCTGTTCCACCGGCTGACGACATGGCTGGCGCCGGTGCTTGTCTTCACGATGGAGGAAGTCTGGCTGGAGCGTTTCGGCGGCGACGACAGCTCGGTCCATCTTCAGGATATCCCTGCGACGCCCGACGGCTGGAAGGATCCTGATCTTGCGGCGAAATGGGCAAAGGTGCGCGCCGCGCGGCGCGTGGTGACGGCGGCGCTGGAGGTGCAGCGCACCGACAAGGTGATCGGTGCCTCGCTCGAGGCCGCGCCGGTTGTCTACGTGGAGGATGACGCACAGCGCGCGGCGTTGGAAAGCGTGTCGTTCGAGGATGTGACCATCACCAGCCAGATCGAGGTGACAGGCGATCCCGCGCCCTCCGATGCCTTCCGCCTGCCCGAAATCGACGGCGTGGCGGTCAGCTTTGCCAAGGCGGAAGGACAGAAATGCGCGCGCTGCTGGAAGGTCCTGCCGGATGTCGGCACCCACGAACACGCGGGCCTGTGCCAGCGTTGCGACAGTGCCGTCTCGGGCTGA
- a CDS encoding YcjF family protein, whose protein sequence is MARGPVLFDLEDRADAPSVADAPAIVDPAQDATPEGRAMQIAARLGARQPSRLTRLFWGLLAALVAALVSIAAWSFITDLLARYPLVGWAMTVLTGAFLLVLLLIALREAAAFGRLSRLDGLRHAAAEARAAEDLAAARDVTDRLVSLYKGREDTRWGRDRLAELRGDQLDAPALLALAEHELLSPLDRAAEREVEAAARQVATVTALVPLAMADVVAALTSNLRMIRRIAEVYGGRSGFFGSWRLTRTVLSHLVATGAVAVGDDLLEPFLGGSILGKLSRRFGEGLVNGALTARVGVAAMEVCRPMPFSAGRRPKVRALIGRSLSGLMPARSGAPKDKGST, encoded by the coding sequence ATGGCCCGAGGACCGGTTCTTTTCGATCTGGAGGACAGGGCAGACGCCCCGTCGGTCGCGGATGCGCCCGCGATTGTCGATCCCGCGCAGGACGCGACGCCCGAAGGGCGCGCCATGCAGATCGCGGCACGGCTGGGCGCGCGCCAGCCGTCACGGCTGACGCGCCTGTTCTGGGGGCTGCTCGCCGCGCTGGTGGCCGCGCTCGTGTCGATTGCGGCGTGGTCTTTCATCACCGACCTGCTGGCGCGGTATCCGCTTGTGGGCTGGGCCATGACAGTGCTGACGGGCGCGTTCCTTCTGGTGCTGCTGCTGATCGCCCTGCGCGAGGCCGCGGCCTTCGGGCGTCTGTCGCGGCTCGACGGGTTGCGCCATGCGGCAGCCGAGGCACGCGCAGCAGAGGATCTGGCTGCCGCGCGCGATGTCACGGACCGGCTGGTCAGCCTTTACAAGGGGCGCGAGGATACGCGCTGGGGCCGTGACCGGCTGGCAGAACTGCGCGGCGACCAGCTCGATGCGCCCGCGCTGCTGGCCCTGGCAGAGCACGAGCTGCTGTCCCCGCTGGACCGCGCCGCCGAGCGCGAGGTCGAGGCCGCCGCGCGGCAGGTGGCGACCGTGACCGCGCTGGTGCCGCTGGCGATGGCCGATGTCGTCGCGGCGCTGACGTCCAACTTGCGGATGATCCGCCGCATTGCCGAAGTCTACGGCGGGCGGTCCGGCTTTTTCGGCTCGTGGCGCCTGACGCGTACGGTGCTGTCGCATCTGGTCGCGACCGGGGCGGTGGCCGTGGGCGACGACCTGCTCGAGCCGTTTCTGGGCGGTTCGATCCTTGGCAAGCTCAGCCGGCGGTTCGGTGAAGGGCTGGTCAACGGGGCCTTGACCGCGCGGGTCGGCGTGGCGGCCATGGAAGTCTGCCGCCCGATGCCCTTCTCGGCAGGCCGGCGTCCCAAGGTCCGTGCTCTGATCGGGCGCAGCCTGTCGGGGCTGATGCCCGCCCGCTCGGGCGCGCCCAAGGACAAGGGCTCCACATAG
- a CDS encoding GNAT family N-acetyltransferase, with the protein MTAIALRPARPLDAGRLGAIMAEANGRLDWLPKLYSGAEIIGMIGDMIDAGWVYVALAEGQAAGFLARRGAEVHGLYLRPHLQGRGIARTLMQHAQAQAPALGLWSYERNARATRFYRKAGFREITRSDGATNDARLPDIRFEWQREGT; encoded by the coding sequence GTGACCGCGATCGCCCTGCGTCCCGCCCGCCCGCTGGATGCGGGTCGTCTGGGTGCGATCATGGCGGAGGCGAACGGCCGTCTGGACTGGTTGCCAAAGCTCTATTCGGGGGCCGAGATCATCGGCATGATCGGTGACATGATCGACGCGGGCTGGGTTTATGTCGCGCTTGCGGAAGGTCAGGCTGCGGGCTTTCTCGCGCGGCGGGGGGCGGAGGTGCATGGCCTCTATCTGCGCCCGCATCTGCAAGGACGCGGCATTGCCCGCACGCTGATGCAGCACGCGCAGGCCCAAGCCCCGGCGCTGGGCCTGTGGAGCTACGAGCGCAACGCGCGTGCCACCCGCTTTTACCGCAAGGCGGGCTTTCGCGAGATCACGCGCAGCGACGGGGCGACCAACGATGCGCGGCTGCCCGATATCCGTTTCGAATGGCAAAGGGAGGGCACCTGA